One part of the Lepeophtheirus salmonis chromosome 14, UVic_Lsal_1.4, whole genome shotgun sequence genome encodes these proteins:
- the LOC121129617 gene encoding uncharacterized protein, which yields MMISDSGSIDAMLRSASNFNSHFGGTGGVPPTNPSIGNQLEQPPKFEAMDPMQNQLCRVCEEPAAGFHFGAFTCEGCKSFFGRTCNNQSVIQECKNNYRCVVDKKNRTACKACRLRKCIMVGMSKSGSRYGRRSNWFKIHCLMQQNLGGNNSAAAAAAVAVASRSRPKMSSPKMEKRESPYPLPSPIGHFPHSSMQETDDDIIDVSSSRSPEHSPTLLPPPISSTSSSVTSASLSPFKNLIRPPSPSSSNGSTKSESPIILPHAPPHPLLHSVPPATSSSSTHSPLTPPYPGSFPLSSLMSGFQGIPFHKQPLLSPLLAVHSPLWQVAAAARNPFLNIRPPELDLMAEHKALMERFAAANAVTAAAAAAAAASRASPPSSKSLEDPPPQHIPMDLTKKTPMEIFLSNASKFSSLKADFNRNNLFPDLPESINVKESDGEDEDLEDSK from the exons ATGATGATATCGGATTCCGGCAGCATTGATGCTATGCTGAGATCCGCTTCCAATTTTAATAGCCATTTCGGTGGAACTGGCGGCGTTCCTCCAACAAATCCATCCATTGGGAATCAGCTAGAACAACCTCCAAAG TTTGAAGCCATGGATCCCATGCAGAACCAGTTGTGTCGAGTATGCGAGGAGCCCGCTGCGGGCTTCCACTTTGGAGCCTTTACTTGTGAGGGCTGCAAATCCTTCTTTGGCCGCACTTGCAACAACCAATCCGTCATTCAAGAGTGTAAAAACAACTACCGCTGTGTTGTGGACAAAAAGAATCGCACAGCTTGCAAGGCATGTCGACTGCGCAAATGTATCATGGTGGGAATGAGCAAATCTGGATCCCGATACGGAAGAAGATCCAATTGGTTCAAAATACATTGTCTGATGCAACAAAATCTAGGAGGAAATAATTCGGCAGCTGCTGCTGCAGCTGTAGCAGTTGCATCTCGATCCCGTCCCAAAATGTCATCCCCCAAAATGGAGAAACGTGAATCGCCTTACCCATTGCCTTCACCCATAGGACATTTTCCTCATAGTTCAATGCAGGAGACAGATGACGACATCATTGATGTTTCTTCATCCCGGAGTCCAGAACACTCCCCAACGCTTCTTCCTCCACCCATCTCCTCTACGTCTTCATCCGTGACTTCCGCCTCTCTTAGTCCGTTCAAAAACTTAATTCGTCCCCCGTCACCAAGTAGTTCAAATGGATCCACCAAATCCGAGTCTCCAATCATCCTGCCTCACGCTCCTCCTCACCCACTTCTCCACTCTGTTCCTCCAGCAACGTCCTCATCTTCCACACACTCACCTCTCACGCCACCCTACCCAGGAAGTTTTCCATTGAGCAGCCTCATGTCCGGCTTCCAAGGAATCCCTTTTCACAAACAACCTCTTCTTAGCCCACTACTCGCAGTGCATTCACCCCTTTGGCAAGTCGCGGCCGCGGCACGAAATCCTTTCCTCAACATCAGACCTCCAGAGTTGGACCTCATGGCGGAACATAAAGCTTTAATGGAACGATTCGCAGCAGCAAACGCAGTTACTGCCGCAGCCGCTGCCGCGGCTGCGGCTTCACGTGCCTCTCCACCTTCATCAAAATCTCTAGAGGATCCTCCACCACAACATATTCCAATGGATTTGACCAAAAAGACTCCCATGGAGATATTTTTGAGTAATGCTTCAAAGTTCAGTAGTTTAAAAGCGGATTTTAACCGAAATAACTTATTTCCCGACCTTCCCGAGTCTATTAATGTGAAGGAGTCGGATGGAGAGGATGAAGATTTGGAGGACTCTAAGTAA